Below is a genomic region from Campylobacter geochelonis.
GCTTTTGTGATAACTGAAGTTAGAATTTTAGCAAATTCATTTGGGTTATCTATGGCAATGCCTTCTTGAATTTTAGCGATATTTAGAAGTAAATTTGAGATGTCGTTTATCATAATCTTGTTATTTTCAAGCTTTTTGATGATTTCATGCTCTGGATTTATCTCTAAAATCGGCTTAATCTCAGGTAAATTTGCTTGACCCATTTGTTTTAGAATTTGCTGAGTTGCAAAGTCTGGATCGTCTTTATCATATACCAAACAACTAGCAGAATCGCTTAGCCTGTTTGTTACTCTGACTTCTTTTACTTCGCCATTTAATGCTTCTTTGATTTTAGCAGTTAATTCTTTGAATTTTTCACTATCAACAGCCTCTTTTTCATCTTTAAATTCAGCCTGCGAAGCTGGTTTTATCGGAGTTTTATCAAACTCATAAACCATCGGCATAACAATCGAGTCAATCTCTTCATCACATATCAAAACCTCAATATCTTTTTTGTTAAGACTTTCTAGGATAGGTGAGTGTTTGAGCGCGTTGGCGTTCTTTCCTATGATGTAATAAATCTCTTTTTGATCTTCTTTCATAGCCTCTTTATACTCTTTTAGGCTTATTAGTCCATCTCTTTTACTTGATTTAAAAAGGGCTAAATTTAGGATTTCATCTTTTTGAGCTGAAAATCCATAAAGCCCCTCTTTAAGCACTTTGCCAAAAAGTGTGTAAAATTTTATGTATTTTTCTCTATCAGTTTCTTTAAGTTTTTCAAGTTCGATTAAAATCTTTTTAACACTTGCCTCTTTTACGCTTCTTATAATAGCATTATCTTGCAAAATTTCACGGCTTACATTTAACGGCAAGTCCTCTACATCTATGATTCCTTTGACAAACCTTAGATAAGTTGGCAAAAGTTCTTTTTCATCATCGGTTATAAAAACTCTCTTAACGTAGAGTTTAACACCACTTTGATAATCCACTCTAAACATATCAAAAGGCTCAACGCTTGGGATGTAAAATAGGGTTGAGTATTCGATTTTACCTTCAGCTTTTGTATGGATATAAAGTAGTGGATCTGTGCTATCGTGGCTGATTTGTTTATAAAACTCGTTGTAATCCTCTGGTTTTAAAGCGCTTTTTTGCATACGCCAAAGTGCGCTTGCTTTGTTGATTTGCGTAGTTTTTAGCTCTGTTTTTGAAGGCTCTATCTCTTTTCCATCGCTATCTTTTTTAGCTGGGATAAATTCCTCTTTATCCATAAAGATAGGGTATGGGATGTGGTTTGAGTATTTTTTGATGATATTTTCTATCGTGTATTCGTTTAAGAACTCATCATCTTTTAAAAATAGCGTGATTTGAGTGCCATGGCTATCTTTTTTACCTTTTTTTATGCTAAAACTTGTAGCGTCGCTGCTCCAGATATTTGCCTCATCGCTTAGTGCTTTTTTGCTTAAAACCTCGATTTTATCAGCAACCATAAAAGCAGAGTAAAAGCCTACGCCAAATTGACCGATAAGATTTGAATCTTTTTTAACATCGCCACTAAGCTGAGATAAAAATCCCTTTGTTCCACTTCTTGCTATAGTTCCAAGGTTGCTTATAAGTTCATCTTTATCCATGCCGATACCATCATCTGATATGATAAGAGTTTTAGCACTTTTATCTATCTTGATATCGATTTTAGAAGTATAGGTTAGCTTTTTATACTCATCGTTTGTAAGGCATAGATAGTTTAGTTTATCTAGCGCATCACTTGCGTTTGATACAAGCTCTCTTAGAAAAATCTCTTTGTTAGAGTAGAGTGAATGTATCATTAAATTTAGTAAATCACTCACTTCGGTTTGAAATTCATGTTTTGACATATTTAATCCTTTATAAATTTTTAGCAGATTATAGTATAAAATGCTTAAAATTTCAAGATATTTAATCAAAATAATTGAAAAAAGTTGATAGTAACTATATCAAGTTATATAAATTTACCTATTTTGGGACGATAATAGAGTGGTAAAATTTTAATATATAAAAATTTAAAAGAAATTTTAGCCACTAATCTTTGAAATTGATAAATTTAGTAAAGAAGCGATATGAATTTTTAAGAGATAAAGGCTAATTTAAGCCTTTATAAATTTAATTATCTATAGATAAATCTTTTTGATTTACCCAGCCGATTTTGCCATTTTTAAACAGTACTTTATAATACTCGTTGTTTTTATCAAATATATTTACTTTTTCGGCATCTTTGGTATGATAAAAGATGGTTGATTTTTCTATAGGCAGGATTTTAACCTTAGTGTTAGCATTAACAACTCCAGTGCTATGAGGATCTTGAGTGTAGATGTTATAGCTAATAATTAGCACTGCAAAGATAAGTGGGGTTGTGTTTTTGCTTAAAACATATAGTGCTAAAAAGAAAATCGCGCCTATAAATACAGCTAGCTTTTTATAGATTAAAAATGGATCATCTTGTGGATTTAGCTCTGTTTGAGTGCTTAAATCATCAATTTCTAGCTTAACATTTAAGCTAAAGTTTTCAAACTGAGCTGTTTTGGCGTTAAAATAGCTAAAACTAAAGCTAGTTTGGTTGTTTTCTATAACAACAAAGTAAAATGCGCTTTGGTTAGAATAGCTCCCTTTTATGGAATTTATACCTTGTTTTACCACATCTTGCGATAGATGAAATGAGCTTAAATTCGCACCTTTTGCGCTTAATGCTATAGTCATTATATTCGTGTTATCATCAAATTTAGCCGTTTTATAGCTTTTTACAACTAGTTCATCAGCTACAACATGCGCGTAATTTGCCTTTTCTTGAATCGGTTTAAAAGTTGGAAGTTTTGGTTTTATGCTAGCTTTTTGAAAAAACTCGCCATTTCGTTTTGCAACTATTTGTATGTTTTTAAGCTCGGCATTTGTGCTGTTTGCTTCAAACCAAAGTCTAGTTCTATACACACCTTTTTCATCTTGACTCCATGATAGGTTGTTGCTATTTAGCCAGACTAAACCAGATGTTTTTTCCATGCTTAAATTTAAATCCAAGCTGATATTTTGCTGGATATTTGCACTTAAATCCATACCAAATACTTGATTTACATAGACGCTTTTTGGGATTTTTGAAGCTGCTAAAAGCAAATCCGTAACTCTAACTTCTTGATAAATTTTAGACTCATCTAAGTCTAAATTTCCCTCATCTGTAGGCGCTATAAGCTTTAAATCATCAATAGTAAGGTGCTGTTTGTTTAAAATTTCATCTTCTGTGTATGCTTTTGGTTTTACATCTTTGGCAGCTGTAGGCTTTACGCTTTTTAGATAATCAACATCATCTTGTGCTGCGATAGCAAAAACTGCCAAAAATATAGTTAAAAATACCGCTCTTAGCAAATAAAGCCTTTTAAAACTCTAGCCCCATCAACACCACCAAGTTCGGCTTCTATCGCGCGCTCTGGGTGAGGCATAAGACCAAAAATTTTTTTATCTTTATCGCAAATTCCAGCTATAGCATCAACTGAACCATTTGGGTTTTCGTATGCGCCATTTTCATCGCAGTATTTAAGTAAGATTTGCCCTTTATCATACATTTTATTAAGATTATAGCTATCTATGTAGTAGTTGCCTTCGCCGTGTGCTATAGGGATGTTTAAAATTTCATCTTTTTTACAGCATGATAAGAACTTGTTATCGGCAGAAACTACCTTTAGATGGTGGTATTTTGAGATAAAACTTAAACTTAAGTTTCTGTTCATCGCACCATCTAAAAGCTTAAGCTCTAAAAGCATTTGAAATCCGTTGCAAATTCCAAGTATATAGCCACCTTTTTTTGCATGCACTACAACAGCTTTCATTATAGGGCTAAATTTAGCAATCGCCGCCGTTCTTAAGTAATCACCATGGCTAAAACCACCAGGCAAAACTATCAAATCAGCATTAATGCTCTCTTCTTTATGCCATATAATCTCAGTTTTGTAACCTAACTTTTCAAAAGCATATTGAGTATCTCTTTCACAGTTTGTGCCTGGGAAATTTATAATCGCTACTTTCATAGCACTATCTCATACTCTTCTATGACAGTATTTGCAAGCAAGTCTTCACACATGCTTTCTACATTTTTCTTTAGCGTATCTTTATCGCTCTCATCGATATCAAGAACGATTTGTTTTCCTACTCTTACGCTATTTACCCCTTCAAAGCCAAGCGAGCTAAGAGCATGCTCAACTGCTTTGCCTTGAGGGTCTAAAACGCCAGCTTTCAACTTTACATTTACAACTACTTTCATCTCTATCCTTAGCTTAAAATTCTTTTTAAAACCTCTTCATAAGCGACTTTTACGCCACCAAGACCTTGTCTAAATCTATCTTTATCTAATTTTTCGTTTGTCTCTTTATCCCAAAATCTGCAGCTATCTGGACTGATTTCATCAGCTAGTAAAATATTTCCATCTTTGTCTTTACCAAATTCTATTTTAAAATCGACTAGTTTTAAGCCTTTTTCATCAAAAAATTTACGTAAAATAGAGTTGATTTCTCGCGCTGTGTATTTAAGTCTTTCTAGCTCATCTTCTGTTTTAACAGCATTTAGTAATAAGCAGTGTTCATCATTTAATATAGGATCGTTTAACGCATCATCTTTATAGCAAAACTCAACTAGAGTAAATGGTAAAACTGTGCCATCTTTTATACCAAGTCGTTTGCTTAGTGAACCTGTTGCTATGTTTCTTACAACTACTTCAAGAGGAACGATTTCGCACTTTTTAACAAGTTGCTCGGTATCGCTTAGCGTTTCAACTAAGTCTGTTTTTATACCTTTTGACTCTAAAAGTTTGAAAATTTGAGTGCTTATTTTATTATTTAGTTCGCCTTTTCCAGCTTCTTCAGCTTTTTTTACACCGTTAAATGCTGTTAAAGAGTCCTTAAATTCTGATATGAGCAGATCATCACTCTCGACTATAGACCACATTTTTTTGGCTTTACCTTCGTAAACCATCTCTTTTTTGGTTGCCTTCATTTTCCATCCTTTGTAATGTTGAGAATTTTTATACTATCAATTGCTGTTTTTAACTGAATATCATTATATATAGTTGATCTAGGTATTATCTTATCTTTGTCTTTTTGACTTTTTTTGCTAACTTTTACTTTTGAGTCGATTTTAGATAGCTCTGTTTCAAGATGTTGTTTTAAATCAGACTCTTTTAAGTTGAATGAGTTATCCTCATCAGGAACTTTTCCAGGATATACTATTAAATCAGGCTTAACGCCAGAATTTTGGATAGTTCTACCGCTTGGTAAATAATACCTTGCTATAGTCATTCTAAGCCCTTCTTTGCTATTTAGTGGCATGATAACTTGAACGCTACCTTTGCCAAAAGTATTTTCGCCTATAATTATACCTCTTTTTAAATCTTGCAAAGCTCCACTTACTATCTCGCTTGCGCTCGCACTTCCGCCATTAACCAAAACAGCTAGTGGTAAATTTGTTATTTTATTATTTGCTTTTGCTTTATACTCTGTATTTTCGCTCTTATCTCTACCTTTTTGAGAAACGATAACTCCATCGCTTACAAACAAATTTGTTAGTCCAACAGCTTGTTCTAAAAGCCCACCAGGGTTGTTTCTAAGATCAAGGATAATGCCATCAGTATCTTTATGCTCTTTTATAAATTTACTCGCTTCGCTAACTACTTTTTGATCAAAATTTGTAACTCTTAGATATAAAATATTCTCATCTTCTATGCTTTTTGCGTATACAGACTCAACTTTTATGATATCTCTAGTTATATTCACATCAAAAGGTTTCATTTCGCCTTTTCTAAATATAGTTATAACAATCGGCGTTTTAGGCTTTCCGCGCATTTTGCTAACTGCTTCATCAAGAGTTATACCTAATGTTGAGTTGCCATCTATTCGTAAAATTACATCGTTTGATTTTACACCTGCTTTATCGGCTGGAGTGCCTTCAATCGGAGCTACAACAGTTAAAGCGCCATCTTTCATGCCAACTGTTATTCCAAGCCCACCAAACTCGCCCTCGGTTTGAACTTTAGTATCGTTAAATGCCTTTTCGTCCATAAAACTCGAATGTGCATCTAAATTTGACATCAAGCCAGCTATCGCTTTATCGATGATTTGCGTAAATGTTAGTTCATCTGCATAGCTGTTTTCAACTGTTGAGATTACTTTTGTAAATTTAGTTAAAGCTTGTAGTTTTGAGCTTTCGCTATCTTGTGTTTTTGCG
It encodes:
- the htpG gene encoding molecular chaperone HtpG, translated to MSKHEFQTEVSDLLNLMIHSLYSNKEIFLRELVSNASDALDKLNYLCLTNDEYKKLTYTSKIDIKIDKSAKTLIISDDGIGMDKDELISNLGTIARSGTKGFLSQLSGDVKKDSNLIGQFGVGFYSAFMVADKIEVLSKKALSDEANIWSSDATSFSIKKGKKDSHGTQITLFLKDDEFLNEYTIENIIKKYSNHIPYPIFMDKEEFIPAKKDSDGKEIEPSKTELKTTQINKASALWRMQKSALKPEDYNEFYKQISHDSTDPLLYIHTKAEGKIEYSTLFYIPSVEPFDMFRVDYQSGVKLYVKRVFITDDEKELLPTYLRFVKGIIDVEDLPLNVSREILQDNAIIRSVKEASVKKILIELEKLKETDREKYIKFYTLFGKVLKEGLYGFSAQKDEILNLALFKSSKRDGLISLKEYKEAMKEDQKEIYYIIGKNANALKHSPILESLNKKDIEVLICDEEIDSIVMPMVYEFDKTPIKPASQAEFKDEKEAVDSEKFKELTAKIKEALNGEVKEVRVTNRLSDSASCLVYDKDDPDFATQQILKQMGQANLPEIKPILEINPEHEIIKKLENNKIMINDISNLLLNIAKIQEGIAIDNPNEFAKILTSVITKAI
- a CDS encoding SH3 domain-containing protein, which produces MLRAVFLTIFLAVFAIAAQDDVDYLKSVKPTAAKDVKPKAYTEDEILNKQHLTIDDLKLIAPTDEGNLDLDESKIYQEVRVTDLLLAASKIPKSVYVNQVFGMDLSANIQQNISLDLNLSMEKTSGLVWLNSNNLSWSQDEKGVYRTRLWFEANSTNAELKNIQIVAKRNGEFFQKASIKPKLPTFKPIQEKANYAHVVADELVVKSYKTAKFDDNTNIMTIALSAKGANLSSFHLSQDVVKQGINSIKGSYSNQSAFYFVVIENNQTSFSFSYFNAKTAQFENFSLNVKLEIDDLSTQTELNPQDDPFLIYKKLAVFIGAIFFLALYVLSKNTTPLIFAVLIISYNIYTQDPHSTGVVNANTKVKILPIEKSTIFYHTKDAEKVNIFDKNNEYYKVLFKNGKIGWVNQKDLSIDN
- the purQ gene encoding phosphoribosylformylglycinamidine synthase I, encoding MKVAIINFPGTNCERDTQYAFEKLGYKTEIIWHKEESINADLIVLPGGFSHGDYLRTAAIAKFSPIMKAVVVHAKKGGYILGICNGFQMLLELKLLDGAMNRNLSLSFISKYHHLKVVSADNKFLSCCKKDEILNIPIAHGEGNYYIDSYNLNKMYDKGQILLKYCDENGAYENPNGSVDAIAGICDKDKKIFGLMPHPERAIEAELGGVDGARVLKGFIC
- the purS gene encoding phosphoribosylformylglycinamidine synthase subunit PurS; this encodes MKVVVNVKLKAGVLDPQGKAVEHALSSLGFEGVNSVRVGKQIVLDIDESDKDTLKKNVESMCEDLLANTVIEEYEIVL
- the purC gene encoding phosphoribosylaminoimidazolesuccinocarboxamide synthase; amino-acid sequence: MKATKKEMVYEGKAKKMWSIVESDDLLISEFKDSLTAFNGVKKAEEAGKGELNNKISTQIFKLLESKGIKTDLVETLSDTEQLVKKCEIVPLEVVVRNIATGSLSKRLGIKDGTVLPFTLVEFCYKDDALNDPILNDEHCLLLNAVKTEDELERLKYTAREINSILRKFFDEKGLKLVDFKIEFGKDKDGNILLADEISPDSCRFWDKETNEKLDKDRFRQGLGGVKVAYEEVLKRILS
- a CDS encoding S41 family peptidase: MKKEKLFFGLGFVSTIAISLMFAINLNAKTQDSESSKLQALTKFTKVISTVENSYADELTFTQIIDKAIAGLMSNLDAHSSFMDEKAFNDTKVQTEGEFGGLGITVGMKDGALTVVAPIEGTPADKAGVKSNDVILRIDGNSTLGITLDEAVSKMRGKPKTPIVITIFRKGEMKPFDVNITRDIIKVESVYAKSIEDENILYLRVTNFDQKVVSEASKFIKEHKDTDGIILDLRNNPGGLLEQAVGLTNLFVSDGVIVSQKGRDKSENTEYKAKANNKITNLPLAVLVNGGSASASEIVSGALQDLKRGIIIGENTFGKGSVQVIMPLNSKEGLRMTIARYYLPSGRTIQNSGVKPDLIVYPGKVPDEDNSFNLKESDLKQHLETELSKIDSKVKVSKKSQKDKDKIIPRSTIYNDIQLKTAIDSIKILNITKDGK